A genome region from Thalassococcus arenae includes the following:
- a CDS encoding methyl-accepting chemotaxis protein, which translates to MFSFLKSFRCQLLIGGTVLLCLLSAGLYVAMSGPAYRALLDAAQLRQDTSLRVLVERFRDAYGGIAVKTDADNRVTEVTWAALPDLSNHSLIDRVGQISGETATIFGWDDAVGDFVRLSTNIKKPDGSRAVGTYLGRENPVHTAMMQRRTYRGEAVILGKSYLTQYQPILDSAGVPIGIFYVGVERSQIDSVIATLRFNTLVSVAICVLLAVVAILAAIRYLMRPLTALDASISRIKDGDLTATVPHGQRGDEIGSIARSVDSFRAQLLEAENGAAERRRQRADQEAVVQVLSQGLERLAAKNLAHRLGDDVVFPAEYEALRANFNAVADSLAATVQDIASAADNVTNASAEIGAMSDDLSRRVESQAATLEETAAALDLLTTGGKQISDRAAEADGLAQSSRALSEESGRGLEQAIDAIGKIQAASGQIYRIVEVIEDIAFQTNLLALNAGVEAARAGDAGKGFAVVATEVRGLAHRASDSAREIKSLVQSTVDQVQQGSQLVQATGGSIGSVLEQVFSLGALMSEIAAEVQGQAQGLTELNVGVRQLDTVTQQNAAMASQSSAASRSLRQEAERLSAMVATFGSAPWTENEAQIPPLVRRDGSAGSAGLHRRAAG; encoded by the coding sequence ATGTTCTCGTTTCTCAAATCGTTTCGCTGCCAGTTGTTGATCGGTGGCACGGTGTTGCTTTGCCTGCTATCGGCTGGTTTGTACGTCGCGATGTCCGGGCCGGCCTATCGTGCGCTTCTCGATGCGGCCCAGTTGCGTCAGGACACGTCGCTGCGCGTGCTGGTCGAACGGTTCCGCGATGCCTATGGCGGGATTGCCGTCAAAACGGACGCCGACAACCGCGTCACCGAAGTGACCTGGGCCGCCCTGCCCGACCTGTCGAACCATTCCCTGATCGACCGGGTCGGACAGATTTCCGGCGAAACCGCCACGATATTCGGCTGGGACGACGCGGTCGGCGATTTCGTCCGTCTTTCGACGAACATCAAGAAACCCGACGGCAGCCGCGCCGTGGGCACGTATCTCGGGCGGGAAAACCCGGTTCACACCGCGATGATGCAGCGACGCACCTACCGGGGCGAGGCGGTGATCCTGGGTAAATCCTACCTCACGCAATACCAGCCGATCCTCGACTCGGCCGGCGTGCCGATCGGCATCTTCTACGTCGGCGTCGAACGCTCGCAGATCGATTCGGTGATTGCCACGCTTCGCTTCAACACGCTTGTTTCGGTTGCGATCTGCGTTCTGCTGGCCGTCGTGGCGATCCTGGCGGCGATCCGTTACCTGATGCGGCCCCTGACGGCGCTGGATGCCTCGATTTCGCGAATCAAGGACGGCGATCTGACGGCGACGGTTCCGCACGGGCAGCGCGGCGATGAGATCGGCAGCATCGCACGCAGCGTCGACAGTTTCCGTGCGCAACTGCTCGAAGCCGAAAACGGAGCCGCCGAACGGCGCCGCCAACGGGCCGACCAGGAAGCGGTTGTCCAGGTTCTCAGCCAGGGTCTCGAACGGCTTGCCGCAAAGAACCTGGCGCACAGGCTGGGGGACGACGTCGTCTTTCCGGCGGAATACGAGGCGTTGCGCGCGAACTTCAACGCGGTCGCCGACAGTCTGGCCGCAACTGTGCAGGACATCGCCAGCGCCGCCGACAACGTCACCAACGCCTCGGCAGAGATCGGGGCGATGTCGGATGATCTGTCGCGCCGGGTCGAATCGCAGGCGGCCACACTGGAGGAAACCGCCGCTGCATTGGACCTGCTGACCACAGGCGGCAAACAGATCAGCGATCGCGCCGCCGAGGCCGATGGGCTTGCGCAATCCAGCCGCGCGCTGTCGGAGGAAAGCGGGCGGGGTCTGGAACAGGCCATCGATGCGATTGGCAAGATCCAGGCGGCCTCGGGCCAGATTTACCGGATCGTCGAGGTTATCGAGGATATCGCGTTCCAGACCAATCTTCTTGCGCTGAACGCCGGTGTCGAGGCCGCCCGCGCCGGAGATGCGGGCAAGGGGTTTGCCGTTGTCGCGACCGAAGTGCGCGGCCTGGCCCATCGCGCGTCTGACTCGGCACGTGAGATCAAGTCTCTGGTCCAGTCCACCGTCGACCAGGTGCAGCAGGGCAGCCAACTTGTTCAAGCCACGGGCGGTTCGATCGGATCGGTGCTCGAGCAGGTGTTTTCGCTGGGTGCGTTGATGTCCGAAATCGCCGCCGAGGTGCAGGGCCAGGCCCAGGGCCTGACCGAGCTGAATGTCGGCGTGCGCCAGCTCGATACGGTCACCCAGCAGAACGCGGCGATGGCCAGCCAATCGAGCGCAGCCAGCCGATCCTTGCGGCAGGAAGCCGAGAGACTGAGCGCGATGGTGGCGACGTTCGGTTCGGCGCCGTGGACTGAAAACGAAGCGCAGATACCGCCACTTGTTCGCCGGGATGGTTCCGCGGGATCGGCTGGTCTGCACCGGCGCGCGGCCGGATAA
- the trmD gene encoding tRNA (guanosine(37)-N1)-methyltransferase TrmD, with amino-acid sequence MTDSPAKSHGRKTIRASAVPRDLMSAVPELARAWSAQVITLFPEAFPGILGLSLTGKALKDGVWQLSTVALRDYGEGRHRNVDDTPAGGGAGMVLRADVMGRAVDTALGRAPRGAPLVYLSPRGKPFDQATARRFAAAPGIVMICGRFEGLDQRVIDHYDIEELSIGDYVLTGGELAAQAVLDATVRLLPGVLGNADSTQEESFSDGLLEHPQYTRPAAWRGRPIPDILLSGNHAAISAWRREQARALTRDRRPDLLEKNGGAED; translated from the coding sequence ATGACCGATAGCCCGGCGAAATCGCATGGTCGCAAGACGATCCGCGCTTCGGCGGTTCCGCGCGACCTGATGTCGGCGGTACCGGAACTGGCGCGGGCCTGGTCGGCGCAGGTGATCACGCTGTTCCCCGAGGCGTTTCCCGGCATCCTGGGGCTGTCGTTGACCGGCAAGGCGCTGAAAGACGGGGTCTGGCAACTGTCGACTGTCGCGTTGCGAGATTACGGCGAAGGGCGTCACCGCAATGTCGATGACACGCCGGCCGGTGGCGGCGCGGGCATGGTGCTGCGCGCCGATGTCATGGGACGGGCGGTCGACACCGCGCTTGGGCGTGCGCCGCGCGGTGCCCCCCTGGTCTACCTGTCTCCGCGCGGCAAGCCATTCGATCAGGCCACCGCCCGGCGCTTCGCCGCGGCGCCCGGCATCGTGATGATATGTGGCCGGTTCGAAGGCCTGGATCAGCGCGTCATCGACCATTACGACATCGAAGAACTGTCCATCGGCGACTACGTCCTGACCGGCGGAGAACTGGCAGCCCAGGCGGTGCTGGACGCGACCGTGCGGTTGCTGCCGGGCGTTCTGGGAAACGCCGACTCGACCCAGGAGGAAAGCTTTTCCGATGGGTTGCTCGAGCATCCGCAATATACCCGGCCGGCGGCGTGGCGCGGCCGGCCTATCCCGGACATCCTGCTGTCGGGCAACCACGCCGCGATCTCGGCCTGGCGCCGGGAACAGGCCCGCGCGCTGACCCGCGACAGGCGGCCTGACCTGCTGGAAAAGAACGGCGGCGCGGAGGACTGA
- the rimM gene encoding ribosome maturation factor RimM (Essential for efficient processing of 16S rRNA), which produces MAELVCVGAIAGAFGVQGEVRLKSFTAEPAALADYAPLSTEDGSKTFEVEITREIKGGFAARLSGVATREQADALKGVRLFVPRERLPSLPDDEYYHADLIGLEVVDTGGAVLGTVKAVLNHGASDLLEILVPGQSRTVLLPFTIAAVPTIDLAKGRIVADPPAGSFE; this is translated from the coding sequence ATGGCTGAACTGGTTTGTGTCGGCGCCATCGCGGGCGCGTTCGGCGTCCAAGGCGAGGTTCGGCTGAAAAGCTTTACCGCCGAACCCGCGGCTTTGGCGGACTATGCGCCGTTGTCGACCGAAGACGGAAGCAAGACCTTCGAGGTCGAAATCACCCGCGAGATCAAGGGCGGCTTCGCGGCGCGGTTGTCCGGTGTCGCGACGCGCGAGCAGGCCGATGCCCTCAAGGGTGTCCGGCTTTTTGTCCCGCGCGAACGCCTTCCCTCGCTGCCCGACGACGAATACTATCACGCCGACCTGATCGGGCTCGAGGTCGTCGATACCGGCGGGGCGGTGCTCGGTACTGTCAAGGCGGTGCTGAACCACGGCGCCTCGGACCTGCTGGAGATACTGGTGCCGGGTCAAAGCCGCACCGTGCTGTTGCCGTTCACGATCGCCGCGGTCCCGACCATCGACCTGGCCAAGGGCCGGATCGTCGCCGATCCCCCGGCGGGATCGTTCGAATGA
- the rpsP gene encoding 30S ribosomal protein S16: MAMKIRLARGGSKKRPFYRIVAADSRMPRDGRFIEKLGSYNPQLPKDSEDRVKMDLERIQYWLGQGAQPTDRVSRFLEAAGVIEKKERNNPQKGAPGKAAQERAEAKAAKAAKATEAPAEEAPAEEDAAAE, translated from the coding sequence ATGGCAATGAAGATCAGACTGGCCCGCGGCGGCTCGAAAAAGCGTCCCTTCTATCGCATCGTGGCCGCCGATAGCCGCATGCCCCGCGACGGCCGCTTCATCGAGAAGCTGGGCTCGTACAATCCGCAGCTTCCCAAGGACAGCGAGGACCGGGTCAAGATGGACCTCGAGCGTATCCAGTACTGGCTGGGTCAGGGCGCGCAGCCGACAGACCGGGTGTCGCGTTTCCTCGAGGCCGCCGGCGTGATCGAGAAGAAGGAACGCAACAACCCGCAGAAAGGCGCCCCGGGCAAGGCGGCGCAGGAACGCGCCGAAGCCAAGGCGGCGAAGGCCGCGAAGGCCACCGAGGCGCCGGCCGAGGAAGCCCCGGCCGAGGAAGACGCCGCAGCGGAATAA
- a CDS encoding chorismate mutase, with amino-acid sequence MIDPDTIARAAKLLHDHRDSIDRLDAILVFTLAERFKHTQAVGVLKAQHDLPPSDPAREEQQIARLQDLALQADLDPEFATKFLNFVIQEVIQHHKQHQT; translated from the coding sequence TTGATTGACCCCGATACCATCGCCCGCGCGGCCAAGCTGCTGCACGACCACAGGGACAGCATCGACCGGCTGGACGCGATCCTCGTGTTCACGCTGGCCGAACGTTTCAAGCACACCCAGGCCGTTGGCGTGCTCAAGGCGCAGCACGACCTGCCCCCATCCGACCCCGCGCGCGAGGAACAACAGATCGCGCGGCTACAGGACCTGGCGCTCCAGGCCGATCTGGACCCGGAATTCGCCACAAAGTTCCTGAATTTCGTCATTCAGGAAGTCATCCAGCACCACAAGCAACACCAAACGTAA
- a CDS encoding GNAT family N-acetyltransferase, with protein sequence MGHRDIPVLETPRLVLRGPEPENYPDFKATFASYRSRFMGGPLNAYETWMLYAAEIGHWEIRGFGMWMVHLRETGETVGMAGGWFPAKWPEREIAWIIWPNHHGNGFALEATNRVRRHFYDDRGWEGAVSYLDPKDLDSIRLAERLGARKDHDAASVDGNDAVYRHPSPEALRGTQLAHGIDMEIAHYRDPLFKPKGWALD encoded by the coding sequence ATGGGACATCGCGACATTCCCGTTCTCGAAACGCCCCGGCTGGTGCTGCGCGGACCCGAACCCGAGAACTACCCCGATTTCAAGGCCACCTTCGCGTCCTACCGGTCGCGATTCATGGGTGGGCCGCTGAATGCCTACGAAACCTGGATGCTGTATGCCGCCGAGATCGGCCATTGGGAAATCCGCGGTTTCGGCATGTGGATGGTCCACCTGCGCGAGACCGGCGAAACCGTGGGCATGGCAGGCGGCTGGTTCCCCGCCAAATGGCCCGAACGCGAGATCGCCTGGATCATCTGGCCGAACCACCACGGCAACGGTTTCGCGCTCGAGGCCACCAACCGAGTGCGCCGGCATTTCTATGACGACCGCGGCTGGGAAGGCGCCGTCAGCTATCTCGACCCCAAGGATCTCGACTCGATCCGGCTGGCCGAACGGCTGGGCGCGCGAAAGGACCACGACGCCGCCAGTGTCGATGGCAACGACGCGGTCTACCGCCATCCTTCTCCCGAAGCGCTGCGCGGAACGCAGCTGGCGCACGGCATCGACATGGAAATCGCCCATTACCGCGATCCGCTCTTCAAACCGAAAGGCTGGGCCCTTGATTGA
- a CDS encoding GNAT family N-acetyltransferase, with protein MTAPVEQHRPGPGARTAARLGGKVPVIDTPRLQLRGPRIYDFDAFAEILCSDRAQHMGGPFSREAAWTDFAGYTALWMLHGHGLWTIDAQTQPSAGFVLVGYEYDDPEAELGIFLTETAEGQGIALEALEAARSYTFDNLRWTSVASFVDPENTRCIALMNRSGAERDRACEARLGDGTLVFRHHAPNPEDA; from the coding sequence ATGACTGCCCCCGTCGAACAGCACCGACCCGGCCCCGGAGCCCGGACCGCCGCCCGTCTGGGCGGCAAGGTGCCGGTGATCGACACGCCGCGCCTGCAATTGCGCGGTCCGCGCATCTACGATTTCGACGCCTTTGCCGAGATCCTGTGTTCGGACCGGGCGCAACACATGGGTGGCCCCTTCAGCCGCGAAGCCGCCTGGACCGATTTCGCCGGCTACACGGCGTTGTGGATGCTGCATGGCCACGGTCTCTGGACCATCGATGCGCAGACCCAACCCAGTGCGGGTTTCGTCCTGGTCGGCTACGAATACGACGATCCCGAAGCCGAGCTGGGAATCTTCCTGACCGAAACCGCCGAGGGTCAAGGTATCGCGCTCGAGGCGCTCGAAGCCGCTCGCAGCTACACGTTCGACAACCTGCGCTGGACCAGCGTCGCATCCTTTGTCGACCCCGAAAACACCCGTTGCATCGCGCTCATGAACCGCTCGGGCGCAGAGCGCGACCGTGCCTGCGAGGCGCGGCTGGGTGACGGCACGCTGGTGTTCCGACACCACGCCCCGAACCCGGAGGACGCCTGA
- a CDS encoding GNAT family N-acetyltransferase, translated as MSTIIRFPELRTDRLILRGPREEDFEAVLAFMSSERSAYVGGPTADRFAAWRAFLAVMGHWALRGYGFFTLEHRESGALAGRVGVVEHEMWPEPELGWQLFDGFEGQGYAFEAAVAVRSWAWREHGLGPLISMVVPENSRSVALARRLGARYERDIVLLDTPGQIFRHPDPVEVGA; from the coding sequence ATGAGCACCATCATCCGCTTTCCGGAGCTTCGAACCGATCGCTTGATCCTGCGCGGCCCGCGCGAAGAGGATTTCGAGGCCGTTCTGGCCTTCATGTCCTCCGAACGCTCGGCCTATGTGGGCGGACCCACCGCCGACCGTTTCGCCGCATGGCGCGCCTTTCTGGCGGTGATGGGCCATTGGGCGTTGCGCGGCTACGGCTTTTTCACGCTCGAACACCGCGAAAGCGGTGCACTGGCCGGCCGGGTGGGCGTCGTGGAACACGAGATGTGGCCGGAACCGGAACTGGGCTGGCAGCTTTTCGACGGGTTCGAAGGTCAGGGCTATGCTTTCGAAGCCGCCGTCGCCGTGCGCAGCTGGGCTTGGCGCGAACACGGGTTGGGTCCGCTGATCTCGATGGTCGTGCCGGAAAACTCCCGGTCCGTCGCGCTGGCGCGGCGGCTGGGAGCGCGGTACGAGCGCGACATCGTGCTGCTGGACACACCCGGCCAGATATTCCGTCACCCGGACCCGGTGGAGGTCGGCGCATGA
- a CDS encoding GNAT family N-acetyltransferase, translating into MTLTNAPRLETERLILRGPEPQDAEPVIAFLMDRDRAAGFGAYDNRGDAWRWFALNVGHWHIHGYGYFTVTLKETGQPVGLSGIWNPEGWPEPEVGWVVFDGFEGRGIAYEAAARARRWAYDDLGMTTLTSNIVPGNARSVALAQRLGATYERTYHNVTMGEDMLFRHPGPEALA; encoded by the coding sequence ATGACCCTGACCAACGCCCCGCGCCTTGAAACAGAGCGGTTGATCCTGCGCGGTCCCGAACCGCAGGATGCCGAACCGGTCATCGCCTTCCTGATGGATCGCGACCGCGCCGCCGGGTTCGGCGCCTACGACAACCGCGGCGATGCCTGGCGCTGGTTCGCGCTGAATGTCGGGCATTGGCACATCCACGGCTACGGCTATTTCACCGTGACTTTGAAAGAGACCGGGCAGCCGGTCGGTCTGTCGGGCATCTGGAACCCCGAGGGCTGGCCCGAACCCGAGGTCGGCTGGGTTGTCTTCGACGGCTTCGAAGGCCGGGGCATCGCCTACGAGGCCGCGGCCCGCGCCCGCCGTTGGGCCTATGACGATCTGGGCATGACCACGCTGACGTCGAACATCGTACCGGGCAATGCGCGCTCGGTCGCGCTGGCCCAGCGGCTGGGTGCCACCTACGAGCGCACCTATCACAACGTCACGATGGGCGAGGACATGTTGTTTCGCCATCCCGGACCGGAGGCGTTGGCATGA
- a CDS encoding GNAT family N-acetyltransferase, producing MTTHLLTTDRLVLRVPSSADRACYDAFYAVSDLTVGGYRGGRDAAEVDAILRRDIDHWARHGFGMFLIEARNTGQFQGGTGLYLPKGWPTPELTWWLMPAVRGTGVATEASLAVIDWAHDVLNWSRVETMMRDENAPARALANRLAQRCGGRRDRRETLPDGVARDIYVLSERAAA from the coding sequence ATGACCACGCACCTTCTGACCACCGACCGTCTTGTCCTGCGCGTGCCGTCATCGGCGGACCGCGCCTGCTACGACGCATTCTACGCGGTCTCGGATCTGACGGTTGGCGGGTATCGCGGCGGACGCGATGCCGCCGAGGTGGATGCGATCCTGCGCCGCGACATCGACCATTGGGCGCGCCACGGCTTTGGCATGTTTCTCATAGAAGCGCGCAACACCGGGCAGTTCCAGGGCGGGACGGGGCTTTACCTGCCAAAGGGATGGCCGACCCCCGAGCTGACATGGTGGCTCATGCCGGCGGTGCGTGGCACCGGTGTGGCGACCGAGGCCAGCCTTGCGGTTATCGACTGGGCGCACGACGTGCTGAACTGGTCCCGGGTCGAAACCATGATGCGCGACGAAAACGCCCCGGCCCGGGCATTGGCAAACCGGCTTGCGCAGCGTTGCGGCGGACGCCGCGACCGGCGCGAAACCCTGCCCGACGGCGTGGCCCGCGACATCTATGTCTTGTCGGAAAGGGCCGCGGCATGA
- a CDS encoding GNAT family N-acetyltransferase: MPAPVIDTPRLRLRGHTMADLDALCDLFASDRARHMGGPIPRKQAWRWLASEVAMWDLMGHGAWGIETRDGTFVGQVGILRPPHFPEPEIGWTLLADGEGKGYATEAAVAVLDWAWARSFDTLVSYIDPSNGRSIALAERLGAEHDPDAALPDGETHDETVVYRHRPDADGNSEAYA, encoded by the coding sequence ATGCCCGCCCCCGTGATCGATACCCCTCGCCTGCGCCTGCGCGGCCACACGATGGCCGACCTCGATGCGCTGTGCGACCTGTTCGCGTCCGACCGGGCGCGGCACATGGGTGGGCCGATCCCGCGCAAGCAGGCGTGGCGTTGGCTCGCGTCCGAGGTCGCGATGTGGGACCTGATGGGCCACGGCGCCTGGGGCATCGAGACCCGTGACGGCACCTTTGTCGGACAGGTCGGCATTCTCAGACCGCCGCATTTTCCCGAACCCGAGATCGGCTGGACCCTGCTCGCCGATGGCGAAGGCAAGGGCTATGCGACCGAAGCCGCCGTGGCCGTGCTTGACTGGGCCTGGGCCCGCAGCTTCGACACGCTGGTCTCCTATATCGATCCGTCGAACGGACGATCCATCGCACTGGCCGAACGGCTTGGTGCCGAACACGACCCCGACGCCGCCCTGCCCGATGGTGAAACGCACGACGAGACCGTCGTTTATCGCCACCGCCCCGACGCCGACGGCAACTCGGAGGCGTATGCATGA
- the ffh gene encoding signal recognition particle protein, with product MFENLSERLGSVFDRLTKQGALTEDDVKTALREVRVALLEADVSLPVARNFIKAVEKKATGQAVTKSVTPGQQVVKIVHDELIEVLRGEGEPGALRIDNPPAPILMVGLQGGGKTTTTAKLAKRLKERDGKKVLMASLDVNRPAAMEQLAILGQQIGVDTLPIVKGEDPVTITKRAKTQASLGGYDVYMLDTAGRLSIDDELMAQVEAVRDVVNPRETLLVVDGLTGQDAVHTAENFDERIGISGVVLTRMDGDGRGGAALSMRAITGKPIKFVGLGEKMDALETFEPERIAGRILGMGDIVSLVEKAQQTLEAEQAERMMKRFQKGQFNMNDLKMQLEQMIKMGGMEGMMSMMPGMGKMAKQMEGAGIDDKILRQQIALINSMTKVERANPQILQASRKKRIAAGSGMEVSDLNKLLKMQRQMSDMMKKMGKMGKGGMLKQAMRGMFGKGGLPPEMAQGMDPKALEAAAKQLGGAGGMPGLGGAALPPGLSGFGKKK from the coding sequence ATGTTTGAGAATCTATCCGAACGCCTCGGCAGCGTGTTCGACCGGCTGACCAAGCAAGGTGCACTGACCGAGGACGATGTGAAGACCGCCCTGCGCGAAGTGCGCGTCGCCCTGCTCGAGGCCGACGTGTCGCTGCCGGTCGCGCGCAACTTCATCAAGGCAGTCGAGAAAAAGGCGACCGGCCAGGCGGTGACCAAATCGGTGACGCCGGGCCAACAGGTGGTCAAGATCGTCCATGACGAACTGATCGAGGTGTTGCGCGGCGAAGGCGAGCCGGGCGCGCTGCGCATCGACAATCCGCCTGCACCGATCCTGATGGTCGGCCTGCAGGGCGGCGGCAAGACGACGACGACCGCCAAGCTGGCCAAGCGGCTCAAGGAACGTGACGGCAAAAAGGTCCTGATGGCCTCGCTGGACGTCAACCGCCCCGCCGCGATGGAACAGCTGGCCATCCTCGGCCAGCAGATCGGCGTCGACACGTTGCCCATCGTCAAGGGCGAAGATCCGGTGACGATCACCAAGCGCGCCAAGACGCAGGCATCGCTGGGCGGCTATGACGTCTACATGCTGGACACCGCCGGTCGGCTGTCGATCGACGACGAGCTGATGGCCCAGGTCGAGGCGGTGCGCGACGTGGTCAATCCGCGCGAAACGCTGCTGGTGGTCGATGGCCTGACCGGCCAGGACGCGGTGCACACGGCCGAGAATTTCGACGAACGCATCGGCATCTCGGGCGTGGTGCTGACGCGCATGGACGGCGACGGCCGCGGCGGCGCGGCCCTGTCGATGCGCGCGATCACCGGCAAGCCGATCAAGTTCGTCGGCCTCGGCGAAAAGATGGACGCGCTCGAAACCTTCGAGCCCGAGCGCATCGCCGGACGCATCCTGGGCATGGGCGACATCGTCAGCCTCGTGGAAAAGGCGCAACAGACGCTCGAGGCCGAACAGGCCGAGCGCATGATGAAGCGCTTCCAGAAGGGTCAGTTCAACATGAACGACCTCAAGATGCAGCTGGAACAGATGATCAAGATGGGCGGCATGGAGGGCATGATGTCGATGATGCCCGGCATGGGGAAGATGGCCAAGCAGATGGAAGGCGCCGGCATCGACGACAAGATCCTGCGCCAGCAGATCGCGCTCATCAACTCCATGACCAAGGTGGAACGCGCCAACCCGCAGATCCTGCAGGCCAGCCGCAAGAAACGCATCGCGGCCGGTTCGGGGATGGAAGTGTCCGACCTCAACAAGCTGCTCAAGATGCAGCGGCAGATGTCGGACATGATGAAGAAGATGGGCAAGATGGGCAAAGGCGGAATGCTGAAACAGGCCATGCGCGGCATGTTCGGCAAGGGCGGACTGCCGCCTGAAATGGCGCAGGGCATGGACCCCAAGGCGCTGGAAGCCGCGGCCAAGCAACTGGGCGGCGCCGGCGGGATGCCGGGCCTGGGTGGCGCGGCGCTGCCGCCGGGCCTGTCGGGGTTCGGCAAGAAGAAGTGA
- a CDS encoding LysR family transcriptional regulator yields MENWDEIKTAYQVARHGTVSGAAEVLGVHHATVIRHIDALEKQLGVKLFQRHPRGYTATEAGIDLLRVAQTTDDQFQQLASRIRGRGAEVSGDLLITSLVAFAPMMVEALASFQKAHPDVTVRYLTGDRLFRLEYGEAHVALRAGSVPEEPDNVVQPFAREKIALYASRAYVEAHGKPDGLAAMVDHRFVGPDNLETRAPFMRWLIAHVPAERITFRASDSRVLEQAVLAGAGIGFFSVREAEQCPDLVQIMPPQEDWTAPLWLVTHVDLHRTAKVQAFLAHLKEHSAIFD; encoded by the coding sequence TTGGAAAACTGGGACGAGATCAAGACGGCCTACCAGGTCGCGCGGCACGGCACAGTCAGTGGTGCGGCCGAGGTTCTGGGTGTCCACCACGCCACGGTGATCAGGCATATCGACGCTTTGGAGAAACAGCTCGGCGTCAAGTTGTTCCAGCGTCATCCGCGCGGCTATACCGCGACCGAAGCGGGCATCGACCTGCTGCGAGTGGCGCAGACGACCGACGACCAGTTCCAGCAATTGGCCAGCCGCATCCGCGGACGCGGTGCCGAGGTGTCGGGCGATCTGCTGATCACCTCGCTGGTGGCGTTCGCGCCGATGATGGTCGAGGCGCTGGCCAGCTTCCAGAAAGCGCATCCCGACGTCACCGTGCGCTATCTGACCGGCGATCGACTGTTTCGTCTCGAATACGGCGAAGCGCATGTGGCGCTGCGCGCCGGATCGGTGCCGGAGGAGCCGGACAACGTCGTGCAGCCCTTTGCCCGAGAGAAGATCGCGCTATACGCCAGCCGGGCCTATGTCGAGGCACATGGCAAGCCGGACGGCCTGGCGGCGATGGTCGATCACCGGTTCGTCGGTCCCGACAATCTCGAGACGCGGGCGCCGTTCATGCGCTGGCTGATCGCCCATGTTCCGGCCGAGCGCATCACGTTTCGCGCCTCGGATTCGCGCGTGCTGGAGCAGGCGGTTCTGGCCGGTGCCGGGATCGGGTTTTTCAGCGTGCGCGAGGCAGAGCAGTGCCCAGACCTCGTGCAGATCATGCCGCCGCAGGAAGACTGGACCGCACCGCTTTGGCTGGTCACGCATGTCGACCTGCACCGCACCGCCAAGGTCCAGGCCTTCCTGGCCCATCTCAAGGAGCATTCGGCGATCTTCGACTAG
- a CDS encoding ArsR/SmtB family transcription factor has product MSRDLDTVFAALADPTRRQILSMLLEDDMAVTDVAEPFEMSLAAISKHLTILTRAGLISQEKRGRVKWCKLEPDALRDASIWMQSFGQFEAVNLDAFERFLQQELDEPDPIFTEPAANER; this is encoded by the coding sequence ATGAGCCGCGATCTCGATACCGTCTTTGCCGCGCTGGCCGATCCGACACGCCGGCAGATCCTGTCGATGCTGCTCGAGGACGATATGGCGGTAACAGACGTCGCCGAACCGTTCGAGATGTCGCTTGCCGCGATCTCCAAGCACCTGACGATCCTCACGCGCGCCGGACTGATCAGCCAGGAAAAGCGCGGCCGGGTGAAATGGTGCAAGCTGGAACCGGACGCGCTTCGCGACGCCAGTATCTGGATGCAGAGTTTCGGCCAATTCGAGGCGGTCAACCTGGATGCGTTCGAACGGTTTCTGCAGCAGGAACTTGACGAACCCGACCCGATCTTCACGGAACCGGCGGCGAACGAACGCTAG
- a CDS encoding AtpZ/AtpI family protein, which translates to MSDPDLDSKLTELERKIEAAKTARDVTKAHQEEHYSQAQLAWRMVTEMVAGLGIGFGIGYGLDVLFGTTPFLMVLFTLLGIAAGINVMLRSAAEIQKAQEARQKGNEGDADGE; encoded by the coding sequence GTGAGCGATCCCGATCTCGACAGCAAGCTGACCGAGCTTGAGCGCAAGATCGAAGCGGCGAAAACCGCGCGCGACGTCACGAAGGCGCACCAGGAGGAGCATTATTCCCAGGCTCAGTTGGCCTGGCGGATGGTGACGGAAATGGTGGCCGGTCTGGGGATCGGCTTTGGCATCGGATACGGGCTGGACGTGCTGTTTGGCACCACACCGTTTCTCATGGTGCTGTTCACATTGCTGGGGATCGCCGCGGGCATCAACGTGATGCTGCGCAGCGCGGCCGAGATCCAGAAGGCGCAAGAGGCCCGGCAGAAGGGCAACGAAGGGGACGCAGATGGCGAGTGA